GTGATGGAGTTCGATAATACGGAAACCATTAAACGAGCGATAGAGATAAACGCGGGGATAAGCATATTGCCTGAGAACACGATAGTCCAGGAAGTCAGCAGCGGAACAATAAAGGCGATACCGTTTTCGAATGAGAGATTTATCAGGCCGACCGGCATAATCGTTCGCAAGGATAAACTTTTGGGGATGGCCAGCCGGTACTTTATTGAGCTGCTTCGCAAAAAATCGTAAAACGAGATACGAGGTATGTCTATCAAAGCTGTGATATTTGATTTGGATGGGACGATAACCCAACCGTTTTTTGACTTTGATGCCATTCGTGAAGAGATGGGGCTGGATAAAAATTCCGGTCCAATTCTGGAATCGATGCAGAAGATGTCGCCGAGTCAGCGCAAAGATGCAGAAAGGATATTGCACTATCACGAAGAAAAGGCGGTGATGGAATCCAAGCTTAACGACGGCACCAAGAAAACACTTGAATCGCTTCGCAAGGCAAAAATTAAAATCGGGATTTTGACACGTAATAAAAGTTACAATGCGCTTGCTATCGCTGAAAAGCACGGACTGCAATTCGATGCTATTGTTGACAGGGACGACGGTCCGGTCAAGCCGGATGCATTCGGTGTGCTGCGGATATGTGAGAAGTTTGGCATAAGGCCGCAAGAAGCCTTAATGGTCGGCGATTATCTTTTCGATTTGCAGTGCGCCAAGGCCGCTGGCGCTGTTGCGGTACTTTTGACCAATCACGAGCGGGCGGATGAATTTGCAAAGCAAGCGGATTTTTGTATTGAAAGAATAGACCAGATACTTGAGATTGTTGAGAAATCAGATGACAGGAGTAAAATCGGCTGATGAATGAAAAGATAATAACGAGAATTTTTTATCTGTCGGCAGCAACAATGGGAGTGTGGGTGGTGAGCTGTTTGGCTAAACAGACAGATTCTAATTTGGCGGCTAAGCCGCAGGTAGAAATAGTTTTGGAACAATTAAAGAAGCAAACCGCCGAGCTGAAATCTTACCAGAGTCATATTGAATATAAATTCATTCAGCCGTTATTGGAATCAGAAACGCTAAAGAAGGGCGTTCTGTATTATCAAGGGTCGCAGGGGAAATCGGCGCTGAGGATAAATTTTCAATCGCTTAAGCAGGATGAGGAAGAGGAACAGAAATACATCGAGCAGTATATTTTCGACGGCGTCTGGCTGACGCTCATTGACTACCAGATTAAAGAAGTCAAACGTTATCAGAGGGCTGAGCCGGACGAGCCGGTTGATGCTTTTGAGCTGGTCGGGGCAAGTTTTCCCATAATCGGCTTTAGTAAAGTGGAAGACCTTAAAAAGGAATTTGAAATAGGGCTGGTCGAGTGGGTTGAAGCAAAGGAGTTTATTCAGCTGCATTTGAAGGTCAAGGCGGATTCGACTTATAAGGACGATTATACTTCTATTGACTTCTGGATTGATAAGAAGATGCATCTGCCGGCGAAAATTGTCGCGGTTTCAACCGAAGACGATATTTATGAGATAAAATTTCTTCAGCCGAAGGTCAATGAGAAGATTGATAAAAAGATCTTTGACTTAAAAATCCCTGACGGATTCAATGTTGAAACAGAGCCGCTTAAATAAGAAAGACAAAAATAAATAGAATGGAAAGGAATGAAAATGGCAAAAGGGATAGTTGTTTATTATTCGAGAAGCGGAAATACGAAAGAAATGGCGGATCTGATAGCCCAGTCAATGAATGAGGCCGGTCTGCCGACCGACTGCAAATCTGTCGAGAAGGTCAAGGCAGATGACCTGCTCAAATATGACGCGATAGTCATCGGCTCGCCGACCTATTACGGCCATATGGCAGGGCCTATTAAGCAGTTGTTCGACGACATGGTTGCCTTCCATGGCCAACTCGACGGCAAAATAGGGGCGGCCTTTAGCAGCGCAGCAAATATCGGCGGCGGTAACGAAACTACAATCATAGGCATAATAGAAGCGATGCTCATCGCCGGTATGGTTGTCTGGGGCGACCCGCAAGGCGATCACTACGGGCCGGTATCTATCAGTAAGCCCGATGAGAGGGTTAAACGGCAATGCCAGCGGCGGGGGCAGAGAATTGCAGAATTAACGAAAAAACTCCATTAAATTTACGTTGTGAAGGCACCAGGGCACAAATGGATAGGGGGAAAGTTGTATAAGTGCTTATATATTATGGTCTTAAGCGGTTTTTTGCCTTAATGGTAAAAAGTGAAAAAATGTGTGTTTTTTTGCGAAAAAAAGCATTTTTCTTTGACAAAATGACGGCGGGCGGTTAGCTTTTTAGCGTTTTTAGCTGGAAAATAGCAGTTTTAACCTACGAAGTGGAGGTTTATTTTGATGCAAGAGTATGAAGCTCTAAAAGCACTGGTTGCAGAAACAGAAGCTGACATCAGCAAAGCCGAAGGCGGAAACAAGGCAGCAGGGACGCGCGTCCGCAAACAAATGCAGAAGATAAAACAAGCTTCTCAAGTTGTTCGCAGCCGCATTCTCGAAATCAGGTCAGCCGAGTAGATTAGCACTAGTAATTGAAAACACGGACGGTTGTGCATATTTCAGTCTGGTTCCGACCGGATAGTCGGCTTGTTGAAACCGGCGGGATAGGGGTGTTTTGAGTGCGCAGAGCGTTTCAGTATAGGTTCAGTTATGCCACCTGCATTATTGTTTGATTTAACTCAAATAGACCTTACGGCAAAGCCAGTCTTCGACAAAGAATCGATTGGCAAAGTAAATCCCCAAAGGTTTGAGATGCAACAGCTTGATGGTATCCTTTGGTATGACAAAGAAAAAATGCTGGTTCTGGGTTATAAGGATATAACGGAGAACGAGTTCTGGATTCGGGGCCATATTCCCGGTCGGCCGCTGATGCCGGGGGTGATAATGATAGAATGTGCAGCGCAGCTGCTCAGCTTCTTCGTCAGGTATATTTTAGGCGAGGATGTTTTCATAGGCTTTGCAAGCATCGATTCCGCTAAGTTTCGAGCAACTGTTCTGCCGGGACAACGACTGCTGCTATTGGGCAGAATTACGAAATTCCGGCCGGGGCGCAAATATGACGCTTATATTCAGGGCATTGTCGATGATAAAATGGCCTTTGAGACCGAGGTTTCGGGAATGGCGGTTTGAATTGTAGTGAAATTGGTGTGGCAGGTGTAATTGTTCTGCATATCGCCATCAGTGCCAATTACCTCTCATACACTGCCTAACCGGTCGTGGAGGTAGAAGAATCTGGCCGCATTGTAACTGCCGTTATGCTGCGCTAAAATCTGTGAATCTGCGTAAATATATGTCTTCTTGATAGCCATATTGTCATTCGGGTCAAGCTCAAGCAATATCGTAGGCAGTTCTCCGAAGATGTCAACTTACAAAGTCTCCGAATCATTACGCCTCTACACCATCAATCCCAAAACCAATACTTCCAAAGGGCGCCTAAAAATACTATTAAAAAATTAACACCTACAACGATAGGAAGAAGTAAACGTTTAATAATAATCGCACCGTTTCTAACCTCACGAACAAGAACAGATTCAATGGGATTCTTGTTGTTTACGAAACAGACTGTTTCATCCTCTAATGAATAAGGGCCTTTAACCTCTTTTCCGGCTTTTCTTGTCTTTTTTATTTCCTCTTTTTCCTTCCCGCCTATTACCTTATTTTTCTCTACAATATTGTACCTGCTGGATGTATATAGACTTCCTTTGTATTCATACTCGTAAGAAATAACCCGATAGAAAATCGGAGGGTTAGCCATAGGATGAACATCTAACTTCACATTTTTTATTAGGCAGGGCACCTCAATCCAATTCTTAACTCCTTTCACATCTTTGTTTGTCTTCGACAAGGTGAGCAAAAACCAAATAACACAAACCGACACTACTGTCGCAGAGACTATCGCTTGTTTTTTATATCGACTCTTATAATGTCTGTTCTGTTCTTCTCGTTCCACAATCAATCCCGGAGGAAACGTTCACCCCAACTACTGAGATAATTCTCGAAATTTTTCATTGACGGATCATCAAGCAGCCAATCCAAATTGCCACTAGCTATATCCCCTGCCAGATAATCACCAAACTTAATTAACTTGTCCTGAAGTACGGTATCCGTCAGGTTCGAACCAACAAAGTTTACAATACCAACAATTCCGCGTATGCCGGCCCGTGTTAATCCTCCTTCAAACTGTGCCATTAAGAGTTCTGCCTGAATTGCCTGATTCATGCCCATAATATTAAATATCTCA
The genomic region above belongs to Phycisphaerae bacterium and contains:
- a CDS encoding HAD family hydrolase; the protein is MSIKAVIFDLDGTITQPFFDFDAIREEMGLDKNSGPILESMQKMSPSQRKDAERILHYHEEKAVMESKLNDGTKKTLESLRKAKIKIGILTRNKSYNALAIAEKHGLQFDAIVDRDDGPVKPDAFGVLRICEKFGIRPQEALMVGDYLFDLQCAKAAGAVAVLLTNHERADEFAKQADFCIERIDQILEIVEKSDDRSKIG
- a CDS encoding flavodoxin domain-containing protein, which encodes MAKGIVVYYSRSGNTKEMADLIAQSMNEAGLPTDCKSVEKVKADDLLKYDAIVIGSPTYYGHMAGPIKQLFDDMVAFHGQLDGKIGAAFSSAANIGGGNETTIIGIIEAMLIAGMVVWGDPQGDHYGPVSISKPDERVKRQCQRRGQRIAELTKKLH
- a CDS encoding histone H1; protein product: MQEYEALKALVAETEADISKAEGGNKAAGTRVRKQMQKIKQASQVVRSRILEIRSAE
- a CDS encoding beta-hydroxyacyl-ACP dehydratase, whose amino-acid sequence is MPPALLFDLTQIDLTAKPVFDKESIGKVNPQRFEMQQLDGILWYDKEKMLVLGYKDITENEFWIRGHIPGRPLMPGVIMIECAAQLLSFFVRYILGEDVFIGFASIDSAKFRATVLPGQRLLLLGRITKFRPGRKYDAYIQGIVDDKMAFETEVSGMAV